The following coding sequences are from one Triticum aestivum cultivar Chinese Spring chromosome 5A, IWGSC CS RefSeq v2.1, whole genome shotgun sequence window:
- the LOC123103988 gene encoding uncharacterized protein, producing MPCLAHEYHPRLPAANHCKSLSCLIRETYAHCHVPCLRTPGARWSSDDDSDDDDDMLDTKQVILNEMRRRQLRKESRCGAGSPTLSSAFVWSFTPLVLEKVSSPEKFVVVEGGQKGEAEAGSDDGDAESEAFFSVKSFFTRSTSRAATVASLTDMGPPATWEGFRDCEGWPFGLCRRPAVPPLPSTPADSWQWRKQSSGRNLAVATSPRPAYGHKITAT from the exons ATGCCTTGCTTGGCGCACGAGTACCACCCCAGGCTCCCGGCCGCTAACCACTGCAAGTCCCTCTCCTGCCTCATCCGGGAGACCTACGCCCACTGCCATGTCCCCTGCCTCAGGACCCCCGGCGCCCGGTGGAGCTCcgacgacgacagcgacgacgacgacgacatgcTCGACACGAAACAG GTGATACTCAACGAGATGAGGAGGCGGCAGCTGAGGAAGGAGTCGCGGTGCGGCGCGGGCTCGCCGACTCTGTCCAGCGCCTTCGTGTGGTCCTTCACCCCGCTCGTTCTGGAGAAGGTGTCCAGCCCTGAGAAGTTCGTCGTGGTGGAAGGGGGGCAGAAGGGAGAGGCGGAGGCGGGCAGCGACGACGGCGACGCCGAGAGCGAGGCCTTCTTCTCGGTGAAGAGCTTCTTCACGCGCAGCACGAGCCGGGCGGCGACCGTGGCGTCGTTGACGGACATGGGCCCGCCGGCGACGTGGGAGGGCTTCCGGGACTGCGAGGGGTGGCCGTTCGGGCTGTGCCGCCGCCCCGCCGTGCCGCCGCTGCCCAGCACGCCGGCCGACTCCTGGCAATGGCGAAAGCAGAGCAGCGGCCGCAACCTCGCCGTCGCGACGAGCCCGCGCCCTGCATACGGTCACAAGATCACAGCGACTTGA